A single region of the Manihot esculenta cultivar AM560-2 chromosome 12, M.esculenta_v8, whole genome shotgun sequence genome encodes:
- the LOC110628894 gene encoding patatin-like protein 3, which yields MAADHNNNLKPGKKITVLSIDGGGIRGIIPGIILASLESKLQDLDGPDARIAYYFDILAGTSTGGLLTTMLTAPNKDKRPMFQAKDMENFYLEHCPKIFPQKSRNNFIDSITNFFGAVLGPKYNGKYLHELTNQLLGDLTIKETLANVIIPAFDIKLLQPVIFSTDDAKVDALKNARLADICISTSAAPTFFPPHSFTTKDDQRTRTFELIDGGVAASNPTSLAISHIRKEILMENPLFSDAKLTESKSMLVLSLGTGTSKFEEKYRAATASKWGLINWVFDNGKTPLLDIFSDASSDLVDFHVSTLFQSLLHSKDYYLRIQVDNLTGDESSVDIATKENLQRLVDIGNELLEKPVSRVNLDNGRFETIPGAPTNEAALAEFARLLSEERKLRQININ from the exons ATGGCTGCTgatcataataataatttgaagCCAGGAAAGAAGATAACAGTGCTGAGCATTGATGGAGGTGGGATTAGAGGTATCATTCCTGGTATCATTCTTGCTTCTCTTGAATCTAAACTTCAG GATTTGGATGGACCAGATGCAAGAATTgcatattattttgatatactTGCAGGGACAAGCACTGGAGGGTTGTTAACCACCATGCTTACAGCTCCTAACAAAGACAAAAGACCTATGTTCCAAGCAAAAGACATGGAAAATTTCTATTTAGAACACTGTCCCAAGATTTTCCCACAGAAAAG TCGAAATAACTTCATTGACTCGATCACAAACTTTTTTGGTGCTGTTTTGGGGCCAAAATATAATGGAAAATATCTGCATGAACTGACAAATCAGTTGTTAGGAGACTTGACCATAAAGGAAACCTTGGCGAATGTGATTATACCTGCGTTTGACATAAAGCTTCTTCAGCCAGTCATCTTCTCAACAGATGAT GCGAAAGTTGATGCTTTGAAAAATGCTAGGCTAGCTGATATCTGCATCAGCACCTCTGCAGCTCCAACTTTCTTTCCACCACATTCCTTTACCACCAAGGATGATCAAAGGACTCGCACTTTTGAACTTATTGATGGTGGGGTTGCCGCCAGCAATCCT ACATCACTAGCAATAAGTCACATCCGTAAGGAGATCTTAATGGAGAACCCTTTGTTCAGCGATGCAAAGCTGACGGAGAGCAAGAGCATGCTGGTGCTGTCCCTTGGAACTGGCACATCCAAGTTTGAAGAAAAATACAGAGCAGCCACTGCATCTAAATGGGGTTTGATCAATTGGGTCTTTGACAATGGCAAGACACCATTGCTTGACATTTTCTCTGATGCTAGCTCAGATTTGGTCGACTTCCATGTCTCCACCCTTTTTCAATCCCTCCTCCATTCCAAGGATTATTATCTTCGCATTCAg GTTGATAACCTGACAGGCGATGAATCATCGGTTGACATCGCAACCAAGGAGAATTTGCAAAGGCTTGTGGACATTGGAAATGAGCTCCTGGAGAAGCCGGTGTCAAGGGTGAATCTGGATAACGGCAGGTTTGAAACCATTCCAGGGGCCCCTACTAATGAAGCTGCTCTAGCTGAATTTGCAAGGCTTCTCTCAGAGGAGAGAAAGCTCCGACAAATCAACATTAACTGA